The Bryobacteraceae bacterium genome includes a window with the following:
- a CDS encoding DNA-binding response regulator, with protein sequence MSARILIIEDEPGLVLTLSDLLAAEGYEVDSAQDGITGLRKALEGQYDLIVLDVMLPGRNGFDVCRELRQQGRDAAVLMLTARGQVADRVVGLKIGADDYLAKPFDPAELTARIEALLRRTGRNTYGPPSHFEFGDVVVDFDHGVVTKGGQPVQMAGKELQLLRYLVEHRGQTVSREQLLEAVWEYAAGVTSRTVDVHIAWLRQKLEDTPQSPRWIHTVRGVGYRFVP encoded by the coding sequence ATGAGCGCGCGCATTCTGATCATCGAGGACGAGCCCGGCCTCGTCCTGACCCTGAGCGATCTGCTGGCGGCGGAAGGCTACGAAGTCGATTCCGCTCAGGACGGCATCACCGGGCTGCGCAAGGCGCTCGAGGGCCAGTACGACCTCATCGTTCTGGATGTCATGCTGCCCGGCAGGAACGGCTTCGATGTCTGCCGCGAGCTGCGCCAGCAGGGACGGGACGCCGCCGTGCTCATGCTGACCGCCCGCGGACAGGTGGCGGACCGCGTCGTCGGCCTGAAAATCGGCGCGGACGATTACCTGGCCAAGCCGTTTGATCCGGCCGAACTGACGGCCCGGATCGAGGCGCTCCTGCGCCGCACCGGCAGGAACACCTACGGGCCGCCTTCGCATTTCGAATTCGGCGACGTCGTCGTCGATTTCGATCACGGCGTGGTCACCAAGGGCGGCCAGCCCGTGCAGATGGCCGGCAAGGAACTCCAGCTCCTCCGCTACCTCGTCGAACACCGCGGCCAGACCGTTTCGCGCGAACAGCTGCTGGAAGCGGTGTGGGAGTATGCGGCCGGCGTCACTTCGCGCACCGTCGACGTCCATATCGCCTGGCTGCGCCAGAAGCTGGAAGATACGCCGCAATCACCACGCTGGATTCATACCGTCCGCGGCGTCGGCTATCGCTTCGTTCCGTAA
- the guaA gene encoding putative GMP synthase [glutamine-hydrolyzing], whose protein sequence is MSQSVQTSPQPQVVVLDTGGQYCHLIARKIRELGVYSEIRPSETPAAELKGVRGIVISGGPASVYEDGAPRVDPGIFSLGCGVLGLCYGHQTIAWHLGGEVRRGEKGEYGLAWLETAGPSALFEGAEGRQQIWMSHRDSVTRVPPGFEVLGSTDTCAVAAMGDAARRIYGLQFHPEVVHTANGKQILANFLFRVCGCVEDWNPRRQAERIQEEIRRTAAGRNVFFFVSGGVDSTVAFTLCLRALGPERVRALYVDTGLMRAGETEFVRNVFDSLGRGVFAVEDASERFLSALDGVRDPERKRHIIGELFVEVQEQILASGHYLEGQWILGQGTIYPDTIESGGTAKADVIKTHHNRVSGIQRLIEENRIVEPLHSLYKDEVRELGRELGLPEELLERHPFPGPGLAIRCLCEETGKPVERLEDGWLAPLHSVGVQGDSRSYRPVLILDAGAQGPDLHELAAERINRLSQINRVIALLGSHAPAESLGTSPAALCRTRLERLRRADALVREAAHRTGFDREVWQFPVILVPLGTPERPDSVVLRPVDSVDGMTARAVALPETLREELCSRLLAEEGICAVFLDLTHKPPGTIEWE, encoded by the coding sequence TTGAGCCAGTCCGTTCAGACGTCCCCCCAGCCGCAGGTTGTCGTTCTCGACACAGGCGGCCAGTATTGCCATCTGATTGCCCGCAAGATCCGCGAACTCGGCGTGTATAGCGAGATCCGCCCCAGCGAGACGCCGGCGGCGGAGCTGAAGGGCGTCCGGGGCATTGTGATCTCGGGCGGGCCGGCCAGCGTTTATGAGGACGGGGCGCCCCGGGTGGATCCGGGAATCTTTTCGCTGGGCTGCGGCGTGCTGGGGCTCTGCTACGGACACCAGACCATCGCCTGGCACCTCGGGGGCGAGGTCCGGCGCGGCGAGAAAGGCGAGTACGGGCTGGCGTGGCTGGAGACAGCCGGACCCAGCGCGCTGTTCGAGGGCGCGGAAGGGCGGCAGCAGATCTGGATGAGCCACCGCGATTCGGTGACGCGCGTGCCGCCGGGATTCGAGGTGCTGGGTTCGACCGACACCTGCGCCGTCGCGGCCATGGGCGACGCAGCCCGGCGCATCTACGGTCTGCAGTTCCACCCGGAGGTCGTGCACACGGCCAACGGCAAGCAGATCCTGGCCAATTTCCTGTTCCGGGTCTGCGGGTGCGTGGAGGACTGGAACCCGCGGCGGCAGGCCGAGCGGATTCAGGAGGAGATCCGGCGCACGGCTGCGGGCCGGAACGTGTTCTTCTTCGTCTCCGGAGGCGTGGACTCCACCGTGGCTTTCACGCTGTGTCTGCGCGCTCTGGGACCGGAACGGGTGCGCGCGCTCTACGTCGACACGGGCCTGATGCGGGCGGGCGAAACGGAATTCGTGCGGAATGTTTTCGACTCGCTCGGCCGCGGCGTGTTCGCCGTCGAGGACGCTTCCGAACGATTCCTGTCGGCTCTGGACGGCGTGCGCGACCCGGAACGCAAACGGCACATCATCGGCGAGCTGTTCGTCGAGGTGCAGGAGCAGATTCTGGCGTCCGGCCATTATCTGGAAGGCCAGTGGATTCTCGGCCAGGGCACCATTTATCCGGACACCATCGAAAGCGGCGGCACGGCGAAGGCGGACGTCATCAAAACGCACCACAACCGGGTTTCCGGCATCCAGCGGCTGATCGAGGAGAACCGCATCGTCGAGCCGCTGCACTCGCTGTACAAGGACGAAGTGCGCGAGCTGGGCCGCGAACTGGGGCTGCCGGAGGAACTGCTGGAACGCCATCCATTCCCCGGTCCCGGGCTCGCCATCCGCTGTCTGTGCGAAGAGACGGGGAAGCCGGTCGAGCGGCTGGAGGACGGCTGGCTGGCCCCGCTGCACTCGGTGGGCGTGCAGGGCGATTCCCGCAGTTACCGGCCGGTTCTGATTCTGGATGCCGGGGCGCAGGGACCGGATCTGCACGAGCTGGCGGCCGAACGGATCAACCGGCTGAGCCAGATCAACCGCGTCATCGCCCTGCTGGGTTCGCACGCTCCCGCCGAGTCTCTGGGCACGAGTCCGGCGGCGTTGTGCCGCACGCGGCTGGAGCGGCTCCGGCGCGCCGATGCGCTGGTGCGCGAGGCGGCGCACCGCACGGGTTTCGACCGCGAGGTGTGGCAGTTCCCGGTGATCCTTGTGCCGCTGGGGACGCCGGAGCGGCCGGACTCCGTCGTGCTGAGGCCGGTCGACAGCGTGGACGGCATGACGGCGCGCGCCGTGGCGCTGCCGGAGACTCTGCGCGAAGAGTTGTGTTCGCGCCTGCTGGCCGAAGAGGGCATCTGCGCGGTGTTCCTCGATCTGACGCACAAGCCGCCAGGGACGATCGAGTGGGAGTAG
- the nuoA1 gene encoding NADH-quinone oxidoreductase subunit A 1 yields MPTSIYEAYFPVLAQVLLASGLAAALIALGVLLGKRVRNRVKDTPYECGIPPTGGARERFSVKFYLVAMLFILFDIEAIFFYPWAVVYKDLRLYGFILMIIFIEVVLTGFYFIWRKGVLDWAYGEDHQEPRQS; encoded by the coding sequence ATGCCCACTTCCATCTACGAGGCTTACTTCCCTGTCCTGGCTCAGGTGCTCCTGGCGTCGGGCCTGGCTGCGGCCCTCATCGCTCTCGGGGTTCTGCTCGGCAAACGGGTGCGCAACCGCGTGAAAGACACGCCCTACGAGTGCGGCATCCCGCCTACGGGCGGGGCGCGCGAGCGCTTCAGCGTGAAATTCTATCTCGTGGCGATGTTGTTCATCCTGTTTGATATCGAGGCGATCTTTTTCTACCCGTGGGCGGTGGTTTACAAGGACCTCCGGCTCTACGGGTTCATCCTGATGATCATCTTCATCGAGGTGGTCCTCACCGGCTTCTATTTCATCTGGCGCAAGGGCGTGCTGGACTGGGCCTACGGTGAAGATCATCAGGAGCCTCGCCAGAGCTGA
- the nuoC gene encoding NADH-quinone oxidoreductase subunit C — protein MLPAHLESLPTPAAVAAWDASALTGGSHERGELVLWTVREKLVDLCRFLKEQRQFTRLVAVTCIDRYPSEPRFEVVYLLHSIPNNERLRLKVAVHSSDASVPSVCGVWTGANWYEREVFDMFGVRFEGHPDLRRILMPDYWQGHPLRKDFPVHGHKYSYKDE, from the coding sequence ATGCTGCCTGCCCATCTTGAATCGCTGCCGACGCCCGCGGCTGTTGCCGCCTGGGACGCGTCCGCGCTGACCGGCGGAAGCCACGAGCGCGGCGAACTCGTGCTTTGGACCGTCCGCGAGAAGCTCGTGGACCTGTGCCGCTTCCTGAAAGAGCAGCGCCAGTTCACGCGCCTTGTGGCTGTCACCTGCATCGACCGGTATCCGTCCGAGCCGCGCTTCGAAGTCGTCTACCTGCTGCATTCCATCCCGAACAACGAGCGGCTCAGGCTGAAGGTGGCCGTGCACAGCTCCGATGCTTCCGTGCCCAGCGTGTGCGGCGTCTGGACCGGCGCCAACTGGTACGAGCGGGAAGTGTTCGACATGTTCGGCGTCCGGTTCGAAGGCCATCCGGATCTCCGCCGCATTCTGATGCCCGACTACTGGCAGGGCCACCCCCTGCGCAAGGACTTTCCGGTGCACGGGCACAAGTACAGCTACAAAGACGAGTGA
- the nuoD2 gene encoding NADH-quinone oxidoreductase subunit D 2: protein MNPTDTVLDSRLQEMAPESPGSPRRMVLNMGPQHPSTHGVLRVILELDGEIVTKAQPDIGFLHTGIEKQAEALGWQQVVTITDRMDYLANLSNNLAYALPVEKLLGIEIPPKAQWMRVLLAELSRINSHVVWLGTHALDLGAMTVFFYCFREREDLLRLFEMFSGQRMMTSYIRIGGLALEPPRGWDKAVRRFIRELPAKVDEYEALLKENPIFLRRTQGVAHLPLERLLDLGVTGPMIRAAGLGWDIRKAEPYSSYDKFDFQVPVRQESDVYARFLVRLEEIRQSARIVEQALDGMPEGPWKADAPHVVLPDREKMKTQMEALIYHFKIVTEGMRVPAGEAYVPVESPRGEIGFYVVSDGGAQPWRVFMRTPSFGNLQALPEMFEGRLIADTIAALGSMDFVLGDVDR, encoded by the coding sequence ATGAACCCGACAGACACCGTCCTGGATTCCAGACTGCAGGAAATGGCGCCGGAGTCGCCCGGCTCGCCGCGGCGCATGGTGCTGAACATGGGGCCGCAGCACCCCTCCACGCACGGCGTGCTGCGCGTCATCCTCGAGCTCGACGGCGAAATCGTCACCAAGGCCCAGCCTGACATCGGGTTCCTCCACACGGGCATCGAGAAGCAGGCGGAAGCCCTGGGCTGGCAGCAGGTGGTCACCATCACGGACCGGATGGACTACCTGGCCAACCTGTCCAACAACCTGGCCTACGCGCTGCCCGTGGAAAAGCTTCTCGGCATCGAGATCCCGCCCAAAGCCCAATGGATGCGCGTGCTGCTGGCCGAACTGTCGCGCATCAACAGCCATGTCGTCTGGCTGGGCACGCATGCGCTCGACCTGGGCGCGATGACCGTCTTTTTCTATTGTTTCCGCGAGCGCGAAGACCTGCTGCGCCTGTTCGAGATGTTCAGCGGCCAGCGCATGATGACCAGCTACATCCGCATCGGCGGGCTCGCGCTCGAGCCCCCGCGCGGCTGGGACAAGGCGGTGCGCAGGTTCATCCGCGAGCTGCCGGCCAAGGTGGATGAGTACGAAGCGCTGCTGAAGGAGAACCCCATCTTCCTGCGCCGCACGCAGGGCGTTGCGCACCTTCCCCTGGAGCGCCTGCTCGATCTGGGCGTCACCGGACCGATGATCCGCGCCGCGGGTCTCGGCTGGGACATCCGCAAGGCGGAGCCTTACTCCAGTTACGACAAGTTCGACTTCCAGGTGCCCGTGCGGCAGGAAAGCGACGTCTACGCGCGTTTCCTCGTGCGGCTGGAAGAGATCCGGCAGAGCGCGCGCATCGTCGAGCAGGCGCTCGACGGCATGCCGGAAGGCCCCTGGAAGGCGGATGCGCCCCACGTCGTTCTTCCCGACCGGGAAAAGATGAAGACGCAGATGGAGGCGCTGATCTACCACTTCAAGATCGTCACCGAAGGCATGCGCGTGCCCGCGGGCGAAGCCTACGTGCCCGTGGAGAGCCCGCGCGGCGAGATCGGCTTCTATGTGGTGAGCGACGGCGGCGCGCAGCCGTGGCGCGTGTTCATGCGCACGCCGAGCTTCGGCAATCTGCAGGCGTTGCCGGAGATGTTCGAAGGGCGGCTGATCGCCGACACGATTGCCGCGCTGGGCAGCATGGACTTCGTGCTGGGCGACGTGGACCGTTGA
- the nuoE gene encoding NADH-quinone oxidoreductase subunit E yields MTFSPELEAKFAKMIENYPPGRQKGALIPMLLYAQDEVGAVTGEVIDEIGRRLNVSRVEIEEVLGYYTMLTREPRGKYHLQICTNISCMLTGGEELFEHACKKLGVGNKGKTPDGRFSVEEVECLGACSWAPAMQVNYDFHYHMTPEKLDQLIDSLRKLQ; encoded by the coding sequence ATGACGTTTTCTCCGGAACTGGAAGCGAAGTTCGCGAAGATGATCGAAAACTATCCGCCGGGGCGGCAGAAGGGCGCGCTGATCCCCATGCTGCTCTACGCGCAGGATGAAGTCGGCGCCGTCACCGGCGAAGTGATCGACGAGATCGGACGGCGCCTGAACGTGTCGCGCGTCGAGATCGAAGAGGTGCTCGGCTACTATACCATGCTGACGCGCGAGCCGCGCGGCAAGTATCATCTTCAGATTTGCACCAACATCAGCTGCATGCTCACCGGAGGCGAGGAGCTCTTCGAGCATGCGTGCAAAAAGCTGGGCGTCGGCAACAAGGGCAAGACGCCGGACGGGCGGTTCTCGGTCGAGGAAGTCGAGTGCCTCGGCGCATGTTCCTGGGCGCCCGCCATGCAGGTCAACTACGATTTCCACTACCACATGACGCCTGAAAAGCTCGACCAGCTGATCGACAGTCTGAGGAAGTTGCAGTAG
- the nuoF gene encoding NADH-quinone oxidoreductase subunit F: MTLLAPPHPLEKRVLLRRFPEPRTEPVWIDEYLRTGGYEALRKALSMEPEQIVEEVKKSALRGRGGAGFPTGMKWSFVDRKSPKPKYVVVNADEGEPGTCKDRILMGYDPHRLIEGVLIGGRAIGACRGWIYIRGEYREYIDIMDRAIGEAYERGMLGPNVMGSGWEFHLSTHTGAGSYECGEETALLESLEGKRGNPRLKPPFPATSGAFQCPTIVNNVETFCAVPDIILNGGDWYASLGTPKNGGTRLVCLSGHIARPGVYEVPLGMNMLTILNEIGGGVWKGRKLKAVIPGGSSSPVLKAEECDIPADYDSLAKIGSMLGSGATVVLDETTDMAKVLARLMKFYAHESCGWCIPCREGTTWLKKITARLEEGIGSERDIETIDRISQSMLGRTFCPLGDAAAMPAMAIVRKFRDEILEKLGHAEAFAPVPGAQPLVVL; this comes from the coding sequence ATGACGCTGCTTGCACCCCCGCACCCGCTCGAGAAGCGGGTGCTGCTGCGCCGGTTCCCCGAGCCGCGCACGGAGCCGGTGTGGATCGACGAGTACCTCCGCACGGGCGGCTACGAAGCCCTGCGCAAGGCTCTCTCCATGGAGCCCGAACAGATCGTCGAAGAGGTGAAGAAATCGGCGCTGCGCGGGCGCGGCGGCGCCGGCTTCCCCACGGGCATGAAGTGGAGCTTCGTCGACCGCAAGTCGCCGAAGCCGAAATATGTGGTGGTGAACGCCGACGAAGGCGAGCCCGGCACCTGCAAAGACCGCATCCTGATGGGCTACGATCCGCACCGCCTCATCGAAGGCGTGCTGATCGGCGGCCGCGCCATCGGCGCCTGCCGCGGCTGGATCTACATCCGCGGCGAGTACCGCGAATACATCGACATCATGGACCGCGCCATTGGCGAAGCCTACGAGCGCGGCATGCTCGGCCCGAACGTCATGGGCTCCGGCTGGGAATTCCACCTTTCCACGCATACCGGCGCCGGCTCGTACGAATGCGGCGAAGAGACGGCGCTGCTCGAGTCGCTCGAAGGCAAGCGCGGCAACCCGCGCCTCAAGCCTCCGTTTCCGGCCACCTCGGGCGCATTTCAGTGCCCGACCATCGTCAACAACGTCGAGACCTTCTGCGCCGTGCCCGACATCATCCTGAACGGCGGCGACTGGTACGCCTCGCTCGGCACCCCGAAGAACGGCGGCACGCGTCTGGTCTGCCTGTCGGGACATATCGCGCGCCCCGGCGTGTACGAAGTCCCGCTCGGCATGAACATGCTGACCATCCTCAACGAAATCGGCGGCGGCGTGTGGAAGGGCCGCAAGCTGAAGGCTGTCATCCCGGGCGGAAGTTCTTCGCCGGTCCTCAAAGCCGAGGAGTGCGACATCCCGGCTGACTACGATTCGCTGGCCAAAATCGGCTCGATGCTCGGCTCGGGCGCCACGGTCGTTCTCGACGAGACCACGGACATGGCGAAGGTGCTGGCGCGGCTGATGAAGTTCTACGCGCACGAAAGCTGCGGCTGGTGCATCCCGTGCCGCGAAGGCACCACCTGGCTGAAGAAGATCACTGCGCGGCTGGAAGAAGGCATCGGCAGCGAGCGGGACATCGAAACGATCGACCGCATCTCCCAAAGCATGCTCGGCCGGACGTTCTGCCCGCTGGGCGACGCGGCGGCGATGCCGGCGATGGCGATCGTCCGCAAGTTCCGCGATGAGATTCTCGAAAAACTGGGCCACGCGGAGGCGTTCGCCCCGGTTCCGGGCGCGCAGCCGCTGGTGGTGCTGTAG
- the nuoG1 gene encoding NADH-quinone oxidoreductase: MANLVTLTIDGRQVTVPAGTLVIDAAKQAGIDIPAFCYYEGFSVQAACRMCLVEVEKMPKLQPSCALPAAEGMVVHTESPKVVEARKSTIEFLLTNHPLDCPVCDKGGECELQDMTFRYGLGESRFLEIKHHADEKQWSPLVFYDPARCILCYRCIRVCDEGLGVSALGLSFRGVSAEIIPNKGDHLECDECGWCIDVCPVGALTSGTYRYKSRPWEMNYVPAICTHCSNGCKTTLSVRNGEIIRANNRDRSGINGEFLCVKGRFGFDFVHSEERLQEPLIRKDGKLQPASWSEALKHVAARVREAIERNGKFAVIGSTRTTNEENYYLQKFARQGLRTNNIDHHRSGDVITLIDALAGRKDALATVNDLYTCDAALVLGADLAQQHPLLACQLRANWRHHQAPVFVITPGPVREDQYAARSLRAEAGTEVGRLEELREDLKTRKNLVILYGASVKGEAVRRLVQFGDSLGIPVKYVCLVDYVNSRGAVDMGLLPHLGPGYRPVEIPGMHLDAMMDAPDLDVIWVVGANPLEGGREFASKDAFLIVHELFLTETAQRADVVLPAMSLYEKNGTVTNVCGEVQRTKAGPKVMGTKSDLDILGLLAAQLGFDIGIPSHEKVFDEIRRTVRGYNVPLPVLATGGAAPAAVLNGNVPVDAQPDLVRSSGDTLFTSGTLGKYSKRLTQVMEAPGRLFQP, from the coding sequence ATGGCGAACCTGGTGACGCTCACGATCGACGGCCGGCAGGTGACGGTGCCTGCGGGCACGCTGGTGATCGACGCCGCCAAACAGGCGGGCATCGACATCCCGGCTTTCTGCTATTACGAGGGCTTCAGCGTGCAGGCAGCCTGCCGCATGTGCCTGGTGGAAGTCGAGAAGATGCCCAAGCTCCAGCCCTCCTGCGCGCTGCCCGCCGCCGAGGGCATGGTGGTGCACACGGAATCGCCCAAGGTGGTCGAGGCGCGCAAGTCCACCATCGAGTTCCTGCTGACCAACCACCCGCTCGACTGCCCCGTCTGCGACAAGGGCGGCGAGTGCGAACTGCAGGACATGACCTTCCGCTACGGCCTCGGCGAGAGCCGGTTCCTCGAGATCAAGCACCACGCCGACGAGAAGCAGTGGAGCCCGCTCGTGTTCTACGATCCGGCGCGCTGCATCCTCTGCTACCGCTGCATCCGCGTCTGCGACGAGGGACTCGGCGTCTCCGCCCTCGGCCTGAGCTTCCGCGGCGTCTCGGCGGAGATCATTCCGAACAAAGGCGACCACCTCGAGTGCGACGAGTGCGGCTGGTGCATCGACGTCTGCCCCGTGGGCGCGCTCACTTCCGGCACCTACCGCTACAAATCGCGCCCGTGGGAGATGAACTACGTGCCTGCCATCTGCACGCACTGCTCCAACGGCTGCAAGACGACCCTCAGCGTGCGCAACGGCGAAATCATCCGCGCCAACAACCGGGACCGCTCCGGCATCAACGGCGAGTTCCTCTGCGTCAAAGGCCGCTTCGGTTTCGACTTCGTCCACAGCGAGGAGCGTCTGCAGGAGCCGCTCATCCGCAAGGACGGCAAGCTCCAGCCCGCAAGCTGGAGCGAAGCGCTGAAGCATGTCGCCGCCCGCGTCCGGGAAGCGATCGAACGCAACGGCAAGTTCGCCGTCATCGGCTCCACGCGCACGACCAACGAAGAGAACTACTACCTGCAGAAGTTCGCACGGCAGGGGCTCCGCACCAACAACATCGATCATCACCGCTCCGGCGACGTGATCACGCTCATCGACGCCCTGGCCGGCCGCAAGGACGCTCTGGCCACGGTGAACGATCTCTACACCTGCGACGCCGCCCTGGTGCTGGGCGCGGATCTGGCGCAGCAGCATCCGCTGCTCGCCTGTCAGTTGCGCGCCAACTGGCGTCACCACCAGGCGCCGGTGTTCGTCATCACGCCCGGACCGGTGCGCGAGGATCAGTACGCCGCGCGCAGCCTCCGCGCTGAAGCGGGAACGGAGGTCGGGCGGCTCGAAGAGCTGCGCGAGGATCTGAAGACCCGGAAGAACCTCGTGATCCTCTACGGCGCCTCCGTGAAAGGCGAGGCCGTGCGCCGGCTGGTGCAGTTCGGCGATTCGCTCGGCATCCCGGTCAAGTATGTGTGCCTGGTCGATTATGTCAACTCGCGCGGCGCGGTGGACATGGGCCTGCTGCCGCATCTTGGCCCCGGCTACCGTCCGGTGGAGATCCCGGGCATGCACCTCGACGCGATGATGGACGCGCCGGATCTGGATGTCATCTGGGTCGTCGGCGCGAATCCCCTGGAGGGCGGCCGCGAGTTCGCCTCGAAGGACGCCTTCCTCATCGTGCACGAGCTGTTCCTCACCGAGACCGCTCAGCGGGCTGACGTCGTGCTGCCCGCCATGAGCCTGTACGAAAAGAACGGCACCGTGACCAACGTCTGCGGCGAAGTGCAGCGGACCAAGGCCGGGCCGAAGGTGATGGGCACGAAGTCCGATCTCGACATCCTCGGCCTGCTGGCCGCGCAGCTGGGCTTCGACATCGGCATCCCCTCGCATGAGAAAGTGTTCGACGAGATCCGGCGCACCGTGCGCGGCTACAACGTGCCGCTGCCCGTGCTGGCCACGGGCGGCGCGGCCCCGGCGGCCGTCCTCAACGGCAATGTTCCTGTGGACGCGCAGCCGGATCTGGTCCGCTCTTCGGGTGATACGCTGTTTACCTCGGGCACCCTTGGCAAGTATTCGAAGCGGCTGACGCAAGTGATGGAAGCGCCGGGCCGGCTGTTCCAACCGTAG
- the nuoH gene encoding NADH-quinone oxidoreductase subunit H produces the protein MNFYLLTLIKMALTAFVLLTCCAYAVWVERKVLAHIQLRPGPYRVGPHGLLQPLADLIKLLTKEGIVPSYANPFFYLLAPFLAVALALSAIVVIPFTPEFELFGVRTAIGLTDLNIGILFLLALSSLGVYGIAIGGWASNNKYSLMGSLRSSAQMVSYELPLAMAIVSPLLMVNTLNLREIVELQSGFYFGVLPKWTIFAAPVPQVLAFLIFLIAAFAETNRVPFDLPEAESELVAGFHTEYSSMMFASFFMAEYANIITICCVATVLFLGGWHPLWPSQYGSDLVPVVLLAGAGLILLFHAAQAARRRKWDRFTFPVFGVLLLALSPVFLVPMLKPVLIPFFWFVAKAGFLVFVFIWIRGTLPRYRYDQLMRFAWTFLFPLSLANLLVTGLVVALAG, from the coding sequence ATGAACTTCTACCTGCTCACGCTGATCAAGATGGCCCTGACGGCCTTCGTGCTGCTCACCTGCTGCGCCTACGCCGTCTGGGTGGAACGCAAGGTGCTGGCGCATATCCAGCTCCGCCCCGGTCCCTACCGCGTTGGGCCGCACGGCCTGCTGCAGCCGCTGGCGGACCTGATCAAGCTGCTCACCAAGGAAGGCATCGTGCCTTCCTACGCCAATCCGTTCTTCTATCTGCTGGCGCCGTTTCTGGCGGTCGCGCTGGCGCTGTCGGCGATCGTCGTCATTCCGTTCACGCCCGAGTTCGAGCTGTTCGGCGTGCGCACCGCCATCGGGCTCACGGACCTCAACATCGGCATCCTGTTTCTGCTGGCGCTGAGCTCGCTGGGCGTCTACGGCATCGCCATCGGCGGCTGGGCGTCGAACAACAAATACTCGCTGATGGGCAGCCTGCGCTCCTCGGCGCAGATGGTCAGCTACGAGCTGCCGCTGGCCATGGCCATCGTCAGCCCGCTGCTGATGGTGAACACGCTGAACCTGCGCGAGATCGTCGAGCTGCAGAGCGGCTTTTATTTCGGCGTCCTGCCGAAGTGGACCATCTTCGCCGCCCCGGTCCCGCAGGTGCTCGCGTTTCTGATCTTCCTGATCGCCGCGTTTGCGGAAACCAACCGAGTGCCGTTCGACCTGCCGGAAGCGGAGAGCGAATTGGTGGCGGGCTTCCACACGGAGTACTCGTCGATGATGTTCGCCTCGTTCTTCATGGCCGAGTACGCCAACATCATCACGATCTGCTGCGTGGCGACGGTGCTGTTCCTGGGCGGCTGGCATCCGCTGTGGCCGTCCCAGTACGGCAGCGACCTGGTTCCCGTGGTGCTGCTCGCAGGCGCCGGTCTGATTCTCCTGTTCCACGCCGCGCAGGCGGCGCGCAGGCGCAAGTGGGACCGCTTCACCTTCCCGGTGTTCGGCGTGCTGCTGCTGGCGCTCTCGCCCGTGTTTCTGGTTCCGATGCTCAAGCCGGTGCTGATTCCGTTCTTCTGGTTCGTGGCCAAAGCCGGCTTCCTGGTGTTCGTCTTCATCTGGATCCGCGGGACGCTGCCGCGCTACCGCTACGACCAGCTGATGCGGTTCGCGTGGACGTTCCTGTTCCCGCTGTCGCTGGCGAACCTGCTGGTGACGGGGCTGGTGGTGGCGCTGGCGGGCTGA
- the nuoJ-1 gene encoding NADH dehydrogenase subunit J, protein MDVVLFLIFAGIAVACALNLVLQTHPISSALSLIGVMGSLAVLYLLLGGEFLAAVQLIVYAGAIMVLFVFVIMLLNAGSEKRPSKKVVRTAVALPLLFTLAGVVAYVLTTQVPRTETVRFGAYVVGPYEIGKSLFTTWLLPFEVTSILILIAILGAVVLARKEI, encoded by the coding sequence ATGGATGTCGTGCTGTTTCTGATCTTCGCGGGCATCGCGGTGGCCTGCGCGCTGAATCTGGTGCTGCAGACGCACCCGATCTCGAGCGCTCTTTCGCTGATCGGCGTGATGGGCTCGCTCGCCGTTCTGTACCTGCTGCTGGGTGGCGAATTCCTCGCCGCCGTGCAGCTGATCGTCTACGCGGGCGCCATCATGGTGCTGTTCGTCTTCGTCATCATGCTGCTCAACGCGGGCAGTGAAAAACGGCCTTCGAAAAAGGTCGTGCGCACTGCTGTGGCCCTGCCGCTGCTGTTCACGCTCGCCGGCGTGGTGGCGTACGTCCTGACGACGCAGGTGCCGCGGACGGAGACGGTCAGGTTCGGCGCGTATGTCGTCGGGCCGTACGAGATCGGCAAGTCCCTGTTCACGACCTGGCTGCTGCCGTTCGAAGTGACCTCGATCCTGATCCTGATCGCCATCCTGGGGGCGGTCGTTCTGGCGAGGAAGGAGATCTGA
- the nuoK1 gene encoding NADH-quinone oxidoreductase subunit K 1, with product MPDLAQMLAAEVPLSWYLILSVILFVIGAAGFLIRRNIITVFMCIELMLNAVNLSFIAFSHKLKMVDGHIYSFFVMVVAAAEAAVGLAIILTVFKNRETLEIDEVSSLKL from the coding sequence ATGCCGGACCTGGCGCAAATGCTCGCCGCTGAAGTGCCGCTGAGCTGGTATCTGATTCTCAGCGTGATCCTGTTCGTGATCGGCGCCGCGGGGTTCCTCATCCGGCGCAACATCATCACCGTGTTCATGTGCATCGAGCTGATGCTGAACGCGGTGAACCTGTCCTTCATCGCCTTCAGCCACAAGCTGAAGATGGTGGACGGCCACATCTACAGCTTCTTCGTGATGGTCGTGGCGGCGGCCGAGGCGGCCGTCGGCCTCGCCATCATCCTGACGGTCTTCAAGAACCGCGAGACGCTGGAAATCGACGAAGTCTCTTCGCTGAAGCTCTGA